The segment ATGGTAGATGGTAGGAATGTTGGCTAGGTTGGCTAGATAGGGAGGGGTAAAAaagataatgtttattttcacaatcaattGTAACTGAGTGAAATTCATGTATAATTGGGCTCATTGAGAGTGCATGAACATAGTCTATATAAAGCTACCACTCTAGTTCTGATCCAATCAAAACATGacatattattgtaatattttgtgtGGAAAAAATAACAATTGTTATATGGAAACTATGTAATAGTATACTTATCACAAAACCcaacaaataaatatcaaattttttCACAACGAATATTTCCATATTTGTCATGAAATGTTAAGTAGGTAACGAACAATTAATTGtagcttttggtaatttttatgaAACCGACATTGCCAATCACAGAAACAAAGGTAATATTGTTAGACTTTAAATTGTAGTTCaattacaagctatttctcaCGAACACGCGAATTTTAAATGTTGGAATGGCACTCGTGttgtaatttttaaatgcagtaaaCTGGACATATTTTCAAACCCATAGCACATgagtttatataaataatgtttttgttttctttagaaataaattattttcaatcaaATAATCTACGACTCTGTGATAGGCATACCTGCAGTATCAaatcggcccccccccccccccccccaaaacatcACTTATGTAATATAACGAGGTGAATAAATTATTGttggttttaaatgtagctaacttaatatAACTAGCAGCCCTGcactattttataaattttaaacgtagctaacctaacttaaccaaccatccacaacaGGGCCTCCATTTCGAACAAATCGAAGttataaagaacaaaaaaaactctcaaatctATATCGGAATTGTGATTCCGTCAGCAAAGGAGGTGGCGGAATAATTCCGACAGATAATTCCGCTAGTGAGCGTTCAtgaatagggtttagcaaatctCTGTCGGAATTAAGCTAATCAGCTAGCGGAATGATTCCAACAGTGTCAAGAATAGGGCGCCAGGACCTTCCATATCGTGTTGCCTGTTTTTATGACGAATTATCCTACAATTACTCTACACTTATTTTACTACAATATTTGGTTACCCCAACGCCAAGGCATGGAACCGCAAGGAGTAGGGGTTGCCCATTCAAACTttgttgttaaatatatttgatattgtcacaaaacaaatgaatttattttaaacatgccAAGTTTCaaacgctttttttttcttctaattttcatTGGTCAGAAATAAGttgataaaatttgaaaaaaatattataattcttATCTGACATATTCATTTAAGTTAAAAATGTGGAAATGTTGgtttattctttcattgttgGCAATTTTTGAGTGTAATTGCATTCCATGGTTGTCAGGCATGGCGTgctgtgtgtttacatttttgttgGTGGAATGGATCGTACGAAATGTTTAGAAGAAAGTTTACGGGAAGCTTCTTGTATAGGCGATATAGAAGCGGTTGAAGAATTGATTAGCAAAGGAATAAACGTCAATTCTAAACATGCCCTCAATGGATGGTAAGGAAAGAGGCTTCAATACAATGCGTGATTTGAGTTGGACTGTAATAGTTAGGTTATGTAGAAGCTGTCAAATGCTTTTATGTTTTAGTATATGCTGGTTGCTGGTAAGTTCAATATACCGCCATATAATCCGAAAACTTGGTTCCAACTTGTGTTCTGGGCTGTACAAACTTTAACTTAATATTACAATTTGGGTACCGTATAGTCATTTGACTTAAGTTGAGTGGTAGTTAATTTTTGAAGTAGAAATCATGAATCTCTGTACTTAAAAGGCACTCAAAGAATATTTTGAGAagtgaaataatttgtttcacaCCAAGGTGATTCAGGTTCGATTTCTGATGGGGTCATACCCGTATTTGAtgggaaacataaaaaaatgttgatgttTTCTTAGAATATTCCCGTTTATTCCATTCATTCAGTCCATTAATGCTCCCTTCTCGTATCATCACTCCTCATTTTTTTTAACCTCTGAGTCGACATGGCATAGGCCCTGATTCTGGCCAAACAAAAACTGAAATATcataatacaaacaaattatgtcctgtcttgtggaattttttttcattcatatttaACTTACGATCATAgttcattgttatatcacaaatttttgttatgtccatGATCTTttgataactaaataaaaaaaaatcatgtaccacagcatcaatgtattcaggatcataccatcaggatcaagggatggaTTGTTCATTCCGCAGGACGGCTCTGCACTGGGCTGCGAAGCGCAGCCACAAGCACATAGTGACGTTGCTGTTGGCGAGCGGCGCTGACCCTTCCCTGCCGACCGCGAAGGGGGAGCGAGCAGCGGAGCTGTGCAGCAGCCCCGAGATCCGGCAGCTCCTCGGCGCAGACCCGGACACGGCTCAGTTGGATGCCGGCCCGGCGCTCCCCATCACGCCGGCATACCTCAAGTACGAGCCGGTGGACAAGCTGGGGCACAAGTGCAGGGCGTCCGGGAGGGCGGACACCGCTGCGGACTCCCATCTGGCCGTTACTTCCCCGAGGGTGATGGCACAGACAAGTGAAGGTTTGTATATTGGATTTATTTTCATATTAGCTGTGATTGTGGCAGTTTGACTGTAGAGCAGTAAATTGTGTTATTATAAATGAAACCTTTAGttccaaatttttatgttataaataaataaactctagTCATGTTGATGattgatattttaataattttctagcTTAGTTGCTttttaatggcaaaaaaaaatcttaaaatagtgttttttggGCACTACAGCTGTTGCTAACCTTACTGTCTGTGGCTTTATCACAAAGTAGGAAAATTTTTCTGTTCTCTACCAGCTCGTGCAGATATTCTGCTTTCGGAACACACTGTTCTCTTGCTGTTTTGACGAAATGCAAGTCACCTGTTCCTTCGATGAATTCACAAATCCTTCCACGTAACTtgtgattttaaagtttttctaaaGTTATATTTGCTTTAGCAAATGCTTCTGtagtttttattacaaaataatcaatCACAATTTTTCGGTGTTTAGCACTGTAGAAACTGGCAAGCATTCAAGTATGGACTTTATTGTCTGGGTGCATAGCCAACTTCTTCTTAGCAGTTTCATGTTCGGTTGATTGTTTGTTTTTGGGTTAATGCTCTCTTATTTCATAATAAACTAAGCAGTTGCATGTCTGCAAATTACAGTTTTTGGGTCAGAAGAATACAAAACTTCACATTTGAATTCTTCCTCGCATATCTACACATTTACGGGAGGTTTAGACATTTCGCACAAAAGATTGATTACTTGATacttaatttaacatattttcagTATGGTCCCTTCCCCAGCATTGTCCAAGATCACAGGAAAAACAGACAACTCACTTAAATGTACTCCTTACCACATTactcattggaaaaaaaatttactttgctGCAAATTATTACTGCTTAATGTGGCTTTCATATtttaatgttacaatttaaattCTACGGATGTTGGCTGTTTCTTGTTATTAAACAGTAACTTTAAAACCATGCATCTGGAaaggtttaaaattaatttcaatgatATATTTAGTAGTCATCAAACAATGTTACTTGCATTTTACTCCAATGTAATTTTcctatttatatttttgtgtgatacaattttttttttttgagcacgATCATCTCAACATAAAGATTCAAAAAGGTTTTAGCTAGCCGAAAATTCTATTAACATAATTATCTCAAGAGAGAATTTTACTTTTGTAGTTGTCTAACTTTATAATGACGGTGCAACCAATGTGTCAACAGTGTGTCTACTAAAGTAATACCATTTACGGTAAAAATAATGTATACTATTAACAAGTATTCTATtgatcataatatatttttaagattgaTATATTACATCAATAAAGAATTCAACACATAATTTTTGCAAACGTGCCACAATAATGATAAATAGCTGTTGTTGATTTAAAATGCTGAAATTTGCATTTTACGTCTAAAAAAGAGGCGAAATTCGTGTTAATTGTGCTAGCCAACTTTTCAGGTACTAACAATGATACAATTATCGGATGTTTTCTTTGATGGGAAAAGTTTCTCTTGTAATGAATTGCCGAATATTGTGAACTATGTTGACAGAAAGTAGCAGGTTTCCTTTTGTCTCTATTCTTTTTAAAAACCCGCGTCTTATCGCCACCcattgcagcgtttcccacctatttcaatttaaaaaacgTGGCTCCGCGGTAGCGCGATACAACAGaacaagtagtgacgacctccgacaCGTGCGACATCCGTGATGTGTTACTGCAAcgaacctctgcgtgcggagtgcccgacatctgtgtgcgGACGCGCGGAACCACGATGTGTAAAAATCTCGTTCTTCGTCCACCGATTTACAAAGGCTACGGCGGAACAGATGGCCATATCGCCCTCGCCTCCTCCACTTGCGGCCATCGCCCTGTTCCAGAGCTGGTGATCAAGGTGCGGGTGGCCAACTCGGGGGACCGGGACTTCATCGAGGTGGAGCTGCCGCGCGCGGACCTGACCTACTCGCGCCTGCTGCGCGTGTGCTGCGAGGAGCTGGGCGTGAGCGCCGGCCAGGTGGCGCGCGTGCGCAAGCTGCCCGACACGGCCGTGCGCAAGGACAAGGACGTGCAGCGGTTCCGCGAGCTGCAGGAGCTGGAGCTGGTGCTGGCGGCCGCCGGCGGGCGGGGGGCCGGCCCCTCCGTCGTCGCCAACGGCCTCGTCGCCCCCGGCAACGCCAACGCCTACCAGTCCATCTCGCTCTACAAGAACCAGACTATTTTGTACTAGGCCCGTGGGGCGGCCGGCAGCTCTGCAAGTCGAGACAGCGGTGCGCACAGTAGCTCAATTGAAAACAGACCGATGATCCAGAATCTctgttattttaacattttttttttttcgcttaccGTTATTTGTGATTGCATGCTCAAGTTTTTGTGATAACATTGCAAATGGTCTCAACCAAGTTTACttgtgttattttattatttgttttgtgtaaCGAGGCAGAAATTGTTAAACCAATACATCTCAAGAGACATTCTAAAGCATGAATTATTTTTGTGCAACGTGTTCCAGTAAAGATAAATGAGATAATTCAGGAATTCCATGTTCTGGAAAGGAATGTTAGCATTGGTCAGGGAAAGTAATGGAATTTACTTGAAGACCGTGGGAAAGTCGTGGAAATCCCCAGTAATAGTAATTTAAGGGGAaaatgtcatgctccagtctACCATCATCCAGTCtgtgaaaggatttttttttttagatagtgttttagtgcatagtgtTAGGCTGGGTTCATAATTAAAAAACATGAGCGAGTGCACAGCAGGCTACGTGCACGATTGTGCACAAGATTTGTGCGAAAAGGTTCAcgattgaaatcttactgttaatttcagccactGAAATTTCGGGATGTATctgacatctgttggcagtgttagtaactaactatattaactaccaaatgattatcccgtgacatctgatcAGTAATTTGTTAGAACAGTTTttcagtatatatataaatatgagttatataaatttttgagttAACCATTAAAACCACGACACATTTTTTAGTTACAATTTTGGCTAGTGACTTATCAgtaataacattaattaattttttaagcaaGAATTACACCTAAGGATTGTGATATCTAGACGATTTCTTGCctcaatatgattgataaatataaacagttctctagtcccgccaaaaatgGCTttctactctactctcattggctaTCGCACCATGTGTccgtaacaaaaataaaatatgtacataatattcaTTTCCCTCCAATGCGCAGGACCCTCCTATGCcatattgtgaatcagtaggttcgaaaacccTGCGGTCAAATCTTCTGAATCCAGCCTTAGACACTATAAAATTGTGTATAGATGGTTCTGTttgatttatgttatttatttatattttataattgtatGTCAACTATGGTGATTATGAAGGCTGGGTTTtcgttatttctttcagaaaattggataattaaaattttattttttaaagtttggtaaaatttaaaattctagtCAGggaaaaattattatagttttgtgtggacaccctgatattgttttttgcatctttgcctttttttcttttttcctttgACGGGAAAACGAGAGTACGTTGAAGCATCATT is part of the Bacillus rossius redtenbacheri isolate Brsri chromosome 8, Brsri_v3, whole genome shotgun sequence genome and harbors:
- the LOC134534860 gene encoding ankyrin repeat domain-containing protein 40-like isoform X1, with the translated sequence MVVRHGVLCVYIFVGGMDRTKCLEESLREASCIGDIEAVEELISKGINVNSKHALNGWTALHWAAKRSHKHIVTLLLASGADPSLPTAKGERAAELCSSPEIRQLLGADPDTAQLDAGPALPITPAYLKYEPVDKLGHKCRASGRADTAADSHLAVTSPRVMAQTSEELVIKVRVANSGDRDFIEVELPRADLTYSRLLRVCCEELGVSAGQVARVRKLPDTAVRKDKDVQRFRELQELELVLAAAGGRGAGPSVVANGLVAPGNANAYQSISLYKNQTILY
- the LOC134534860 gene encoding ankyrin repeat domain-containing protein 40-like isoform X2, translating into MDRTKCLEESLREASCIGDIEAVEELISKGINVNSKHALNGWTALHWAAKRSHKHIVTLLLASGADPSLPTAKGERAAELCSSPEIRQLLGADPDTAQLDAGPALPITPAYLKYEPVDKLGHKCRASGRADTAADSHLAVTSPRVMAQTSEELVIKVRVANSGDRDFIEVELPRADLTYSRLLRVCCEELGVSAGQVARVRKLPDTAVRKDKDVQRFRELQELELVLAAAGGRGAGPSVVANGLVAPGNANAYQSISLYKNQTILY